The Pelmatolapia mariae isolate MD_Pm_ZW linkage group LG10_11, Pm_UMD_F_2, whole genome shotgun sequence genome includes a region encoding these proteins:
- the LOC134637572 gene encoding actin filament-associated protein 1-like 1 isoform X1 produces the protein MDSKRQSVVMERLVNELGSLLKMLDHETVSPATAEKMASIRNILDSLQLSVNGSDVYMNSCLYGNGTSFVESLFEDFGCDLHMLSASPVEQKEHKDEEEKTHPNKSTPTDTPPPPLPTTPLPDDYYEEAVPLDPGSTPQYFTTTSRNSVEDAYYEDADNNYPTTRMNGPPKSSYNDSDALSSSYESYEEEEEEAKGRDQPQRWTAEERTDGPVRDCRICAFLLRKKRFGQWAKQLVVVRDNKLQCFKSIKESSPNTELPLNLCNVIYVPKEGRKKRHELRFSLPGGEALVLAVQSKEQAQRWLKVVHDVGSQCSNTEGLDGSTSPIIQRKLELDKVLQSDRQASDSDSGPTADSQATAHGSGRDTTDSLNRGKRGAFSELTGSMSRAAGRKINRIITFSKRKPPLPGEPPLSSGQHDNPRSGYLSVCLSGSWRERWCVLRGGSLYLQKDPGDQRPPIIVVPLKGAEVMPGGLGPKHPFSFRILQGGNELAALEASCSEDLGRWLGVLFAETGSSTLPEELHYDYIDVDTLTDIRHAARHSFLWATTANSSSSASIDSRTYDEVYESVAEVDVESRGGQVRRHASFSSRDSEKTEQQAAIKRHASNVNQYGRYGKTRAEEDARRYLREKEELEKQKEDLRNALISLRKEKRQLKEEVKSGTGNSVEKQLAELETLCKQKEEERVELELRLTEVKENLKKSLARGALGPPTDTKINVKAQGSKVEKVYMETVPVNAASELRKRPPSLYASSKGNVMQKAKEWESKKGT, from the exons ATGGACTCCAAACGCCAGAGTG TTGTGATGGAACGACTTGTAAATGAGTTAGGGTCTCTACTGAAGATGCTGGACCACGAGACGGTCAGTCCTGCTACCGCTGAAAAAATGGCATCCATACGCAACATCCTGGACTCACTGCAGCTGTCAG TGAACGGCTCTGATGTCTACATGAACAGCTGTCTCTATGGCAATGGCACGAGCTTTGTAGAGTCTCTGTTTGAGGATTTTG GCTGTGatttgcacatgctcagtgcaTCTCCAGTGGAGCAGAAAGAGCACAAGGATGAAGAGGAGAAGACTCATCCCAATAAATCT ACCCCAACTGAcacgcctcctcctcctctgccaaCTACACCCCTTCCTGATGACTACTATGAAGAAGCTGTTCCTCTAGATCCCGGATCTACTCCTCAGTACTTTACCACCA CATCCAGGAACTCTGTGGAGGACGCCTATTATGAAGATGCTGACAATAACTACCCCACCACCAGAATGAATGGGCCTCCCAAAAGCTCCT ACAATGACTCAGATGCTCTGAGTAGTTCTTACGAGTCTTacgaagaagaggaagaggaagcaaAGGGCCGAGACCAGCCTCAGAGATGGACAGCCGAGGAAAGAACAGATGGACCGGTTCGAGACTGCCGCATCTGTGCCTTCCTACTGCGAAAGAAACGCTTTGGCCAGTGGGCTAAGCAGCTTGTTGTTGTCCGAGACAATAAACTGCAG TGTTTTAAAAGCATCAAAGAGAGCTCTCCCAACACAGAGCTCCCACTGAATCTTTGCAACGTCATCTATGTCCCTAAGGAAGGCCGGAAAAAGCGTCACGAGTTGCGCTTCTCATTACCTGGGGGCGAAGCGCTAGTCTTGGCAGTCCAGAGTAAAGAACAGGCCCAGCGATGGCTCAAG GTGGTCCACGATGTTGGCAGCCAGTGTAGCAACACTGAGGGGCTGGATGGATCAACTTCTCCAATTATACAGAGGAAGCTGGAGCTCGACAAG GTGCTACAGTCTGACAGACAGGCTTCAGACTCAGACAGCGGGCCAACAGCAGACAGTCAGGCCACTGCACACGGGTCAGGACGAGACACTACTGACTCACTCA ACAGGGGGAAGCGTGGAGCATTTTCAGAGCTGACCGGGTCGATGAGCCGAGCAGCTGGGAGGAAAATCAATCGGATCATCACCTTTTCCAAGCGGAAACCTCCTTTACCAGGAGAGCCTCCTTTGTCTTCTGGCCAGCACGACAACCCCCGCTCTG GATATCTGAGCGTGTGTCTGAGCGGCTCTTGGAGAGAGCGGTGGTGCGTGCTCCGGGGTGGAAGTTTGTACCTGCAGAAGGACCCCGGGGACCAGCGACCCCCGATCATTGTGGTGCCACTCAAGGGGGCAGAGGTGATGCCAGGCGGGCTTGGACCTAAACATCCGTTCTCTTTCCGCATCCTACAGGGAGGCAACGAGCTGGCAGCTCTGGAG GCCAGCTGCTCTGAGGATCTTGGCCGCTGGCTTGGAGTTTTGTTTGCAGAGACCGGCAGCAGCACTCTCCCTGAAGAGTTGCACTATGATTACATCGATGTGGACACACTTACTGACATACGGCATGCTGCCAGACACTCCTTCTT GTGGGCTACAACTGCTAACTCCTCCAGCAGTGCTTCAATAGATTCCAGAACTTACGATGAGGTCTATGAAAGTGTTGCG GAAGTGGATGTGGAGAGCAGAGGAGGCCAGGTGAGACGTCACGCTTCGTTCTCCAGCAGAGACTCTGAGAAAACTGAACAACAGGCTGCCATTAAGAGACATGCCTCCA ATGTGAATCAGTATGGGCGGTATGGGAAGACGCGGGCAGAGGAGGATGCCAGGCGCTacctgagagagaaagaggagctgGAGAAGCAGAAGGAGGACCTCAGAAATGCACTGATTTCCCTGCGCAAGGAGAAAAGGCAGTTGAAGGAGGAGGTGAAGAGCGGCACAG GTAATAGTGTGGAAAAGCAGTTAGCTGAGCTGGAAACACTGTGCAAACAGAAGGAGGAGGAACGGGTGGAGCTGGAGCTGAGACTGACAGAGGTCAAAGAAAACCTGAAGAAGTCACTGGCTAGAGGGGCACTGGGTCCACCTACTGATACCA
- the LOC134637572 gene encoding actin filament-associated protein 1-like 1 isoform X2, translated as MDSKRQSVVMERLVNELGSLLKMLDHETVSPATAEKMASIRNILDSLQLSVNGSDVYMNSCLYGNGTSFVESLFEDFGCDLHMLSASPVEQKEHKDEEEKTHPNKSTPTDTPPPPLPTTPLPDDYYEEAVPLDPGSTPQYFTTTSRNSVEDAYYEDADNNYPTTRMNGPPKSSYNDSDALSSSYESYEEEEEEAKGRDQPQRWTAEERTDGPVRDCRICAFLLRKKRFGQWAKQLVVVRDNKLQCFKSIKESSPNTELPLNLCNVIYVPKEGRKKRHELRFSLPGGEALVLAVQSKEQAQRWLKVVHDVGSQCSNTEGLDGSTSPIIQRKLELDKVLQSDRQASDSDSGPTADSQATAHGSGRDTTDSLNRGKRGAFSELTGSMSRAAGRKINRIITFSKRKPPLPGEPPLSSGQHDNPRSGYLSVCLSGSWRERWCVLRGGSLYLQKDPGDQRPPIIVVPLKGAEVMPGGLGPKHPFSFRILQGGNELAALEASCSEDLGRWLGVLFAETGSSTLPEELHYDYIDVDTLTDIRHAARHSFLWATTANSSSSASIDSRTYDEVYESVAEVDVESRGGQVRRHASFSSRDSEKTEQQAAIKRHASNVNQYGRYGKTRAEEDARRYLREKEELEKQKEDLRNALISLRKEKRQLKEEVKSGTGNSVEKQLAELETLCKQKEEERVELELRLTEVKENLKKSLARGALGPPTDTKINVKEWESKKGT; from the exons ATGGACTCCAAACGCCAGAGTG TTGTGATGGAACGACTTGTAAATGAGTTAGGGTCTCTACTGAAGATGCTGGACCACGAGACGGTCAGTCCTGCTACCGCTGAAAAAATGGCATCCATACGCAACATCCTGGACTCACTGCAGCTGTCAG TGAACGGCTCTGATGTCTACATGAACAGCTGTCTCTATGGCAATGGCACGAGCTTTGTAGAGTCTCTGTTTGAGGATTTTG GCTGTGatttgcacatgctcagtgcaTCTCCAGTGGAGCAGAAAGAGCACAAGGATGAAGAGGAGAAGACTCATCCCAATAAATCT ACCCCAACTGAcacgcctcctcctcctctgccaaCTACACCCCTTCCTGATGACTACTATGAAGAAGCTGTTCCTCTAGATCCCGGATCTACTCCTCAGTACTTTACCACCA CATCCAGGAACTCTGTGGAGGACGCCTATTATGAAGATGCTGACAATAACTACCCCACCACCAGAATGAATGGGCCTCCCAAAAGCTCCT ACAATGACTCAGATGCTCTGAGTAGTTCTTACGAGTCTTacgaagaagaggaagaggaagcaaAGGGCCGAGACCAGCCTCAGAGATGGACAGCCGAGGAAAGAACAGATGGACCGGTTCGAGACTGCCGCATCTGTGCCTTCCTACTGCGAAAGAAACGCTTTGGCCAGTGGGCTAAGCAGCTTGTTGTTGTCCGAGACAATAAACTGCAG TGTTTTAAAAGCATCAAAGAGAGCTCTCCCAACACAGAGCTCCCACTGAATCTTTGCAACGTCATCTATGTCCCTAAGGAAGGCCGGAAAAAGCGTCACGAGTTGCGCTTCTCATTACCTGGGGGCGAAGCGCTAGTCTTGGCAGTCCAGAGTAAAGAACAGGCCCAGCGATGGCTCAAG GTGGTCCACGATGTTGGCAGCCAGTGTAGCAACACTGAGGGGCTGGATGGATCAACTTCTCCAATTATACAGAGGAAGCTGGAGCTCGACAAG GTGCTACAGTCTGACAGACAGGCTTCAGACTCAGACAGCGGGCCAACAGCAGACAGTCAGGCCACTGCACACGGGTCAGGACGAGACACTACTGACTCACTCA ACAGGGGGAAGCGTGGAGCATTTTCAGAGCTGACCGGGTCGATGAGCCGAGCAGCTGGGAGGAAAATCAATCGGATCATCACCTTTTCCAAGCGGAAACCTCCTTTACCAGGAGAGCCTCCTTTGTCTTCTGGCCAGCACGACAACCCCCGCTCTG GATATCTGAGCGTGTGTCTGAGCGGCTCTTGGAGAGAGCGGTGGTGCGTGCTCCGGGGTGGAAGTTTGTACCTGCAGAAGGACCCCGGGGACCAGCGACCCCCGATCATTGTGGTGCCACTCAAGGGGGCAGAGGTGATGCCAGGCGGGCTTGGACCTAAACATCCGTTCTCTTTCCGCATCCTACAGGGAGGCAACGAGCTGGCAGCTCTGGAG GCCAGCTGCTCTGAGGATCTTGGCCGCTGGCTTGGAGTTTTGTTTGCAGAGACCGGCAGCAGCACTCTCCCTGAAGAGTTGCACTATGATTACATCGATGTGGACACACTTACTGACATACGGCATGCTGCCAGACACTCCTTCTT GTGGGCTACAACTGCTAACTCCTCCAGCAGTGCTTCAATAGATTCCAGAACTTACGATGAGGTCTATGAAAGTGTTGCG GAAGTGGATGTGGAGAGCAGAGGAGGCCAGGTGAGACGTCACGCTTCGTTCTCCAGCAGAGACTCTGAGAAAACTGAACAACAGGCTGCCATTAAGAGACATGCCTCCA ATGTGAATCAGTATGGGCGGTATGGGAAGACGCGGGCAGAGGAGGATGCCAGGCGCTacctgagagagaaagaggagctgGAGAAGCAGAAGGAGGACCTCAGAAATGCACTGATTTCCCTGCGCAAGGAGAAAAGGCAGTTGAAGGAGGAGGTGAAGAGCGGCACAG GTAATAGTGTGGAAAAGCAGTTAGCTGAGCTGGAAACACTGTGCAAACAGAAGGAGGAGGAACGGGTGGAGCTGGAGCTGAGACTGACAGAGGTCAAAGAAAACCTGAAGAAGTCACTGGCTAGAGGGGCACTGGGTCCACCTACTGATACCA